The following coding sequences lie in one Methylosinus sp. PW1 genomic window:
- a CDS encoding RimK family alpha-L-glutamate ligase, whose protein sequence is MAEPSTKNCSKPLSAEPARPREGAPRIAIFTDELDWHVERLIKGFARHGARAVPVRLSACKIDTARPQLIAIPGFHGALPDAAVVRAIGDGSLETVTLRLGVLHALGALGVPLVNSARAIERCTDKSAASFLLAAARIPTPATFVTGSRAEALRIIRSECGLAPLVLKPLFGAQGWGLKLIRREEDLPTTEEARGVFYLQRFVPPRDVWYEDMRILVSHGEIIGAMRRRSRRWITNIRQGAKPNPCEPSARERELALRAVAALSADFAGVDIISGADGLPIVLEVNSMPGWSGLQSVTPYQIAERIAGDIMAAIGAAARRANG, encoded by the coding sequence GTGGCGGAGCCATCGACGAAAAACTGCTCGAAGCCTCTTTCGGCTGAGCCCGCGCGCCCCCGCGAGGGGGCGCCGCGCATCGCGATCTTCACCGACGAGCTCGACTGGCATGTCGAGCGTCTCATCAAGGGCTTCGCGCGCCATGGCGCGCGGGCCGTTCCCGTGCGCCTTTCGGCCTGCAAGATCGACACGGCCCGGCCGCAGCTCATCGCCATTCCGGGCTTTCACGGCGCGCTGCCGGACGCCGCCGTCGTGCGCGCCATCGGCGACGGCTCGCTGGAGACCGTCACGCTGCGGCTCGGCGTGCTGCACGCGCTCGGCGCGCTCGGCGTTCCGCTGGTCAATAGCGCCCGCGCGATCGAGCGCTGCACCGACAAATCCGCCGCGAGCTTTCTGCTCGCCGCCGCGCGCATTCCGACGCCCGCGACCTTCGTGACCGGCTCGCGCGCCGAGGCGCTGCGCATCATCCGCAGCGAATGCGGGCTCGCGCCGCTGGTGCTGAAGCCATTGTTCGGCGCGCAGGGCTGGGGCTTGAAGCTCATCCGCCGCGAGGAGGATCTGCCGACGACGGAGGAGGCGCGCGGCGTCTTCTATCTGCAGCGCTTCGTCCCGCCGCGGGACGTCTGGTACGAGGATATGCGCATTCTCGTCTCCCATGGCGAAATCATCGGCGCGATGCGGCGGCGCTCGCGACGCTGGATCACCAATATCCGCCAAGGCGCGAAGCCGAATCCCTGCGAGCCGAGCGCGCGCGAGCGCGAATTGGCGCTGCGCGCCGTCGCAGCGCTCAGCGCCGATTTCGCCGGCGTCGACATCATCAGCGGCGCCGACGGCCTGCCCATAGTGCTGGAGGTCAACAGCATGCCGGGCTGGAGCGGGCTGCAGAGCGTGACCCCCTATCAGATCGCCGAGCGCATCGCCGGCGACATAATGGCGGCGATCGGCGCCGCCGCGCGCCGCGCCAATGGCTGA
- a CDS encoding triphosphoribosyl-dephospho-CoA synthase, with translation MAESLSEQIARVFIAACEDELAAPKPGNVHIYAPGHGMEAQDFIASAAAAAPHLAAAEASVGARILGAVEATWARVGCNTNLGIILLCAPLAHAALREGEGGLAEKLAATLESLDSSDADLAFRAILRASPAGLGSASQHDVAEPAQISLAEAMALAADRDLVARQYANGFADIFGLGQEAIRGARARGHDRETVTLLLFMTYARLFADTHIQRKFGEKVALETLTRFREAASLLDAAHDRDSMFRIALKLDHSLKKSGYNPGACADLTVAALFVDSLLAILPNVHKNG, from the coding sequence ATGGCTGAGTCTCTTTCGGAACAAATCGCCCGCGTCTTCATCGCCGCCTGCGAGGACGAGCTCGCTGCGCCCAAGCCCGGCAATGTCCATATATATGCGCCCGGCCATGGCATGGAGGCGCAGGACTTCATCGCCAGCGCCGCCGCCGCGGCTCCGCATCTCGCCGCGGCGGAAGCCAGCGTCGGCGCGCGCATCCTCGGAGCGGTGGAGGCGACCTGGGCGCGCGTCGGCTGCAATACCAATCTCGGCATTATTCTCCTCTGCGCGCCGCTCGCTCACGCCGCATTGCGAGAGGGCGAGGGCGGGCTCGCAGAGAAGCTCGCAGCGACATTGGAATCGCTCGATTCGTCGGACGCCGATCTCGCCTTTCGCGCCATATTGCGCGCCTCGCCCGCCGGTCTCGGCTCGGCGTCGCAGCACGATGTCGCCGAACCGGCGCAAATCTCGCTCGCGGAGGCCATGGCGCTCGCCGCCGACCGCGACCTCGTCGCACGGCAATATGCGAATGGATTCGCCGATATTTTCGGGCTGGGCCAGGAGGCGATCCGCGGCGCGCGGGCGCGCGGCCACGACCGCGAGACGGTGACGCTGCTTCTCTTCATGACTTACGCACGACTTTTTGCCGACACGCATATCCAGCGGAAATTCGGCGAAAAAGTCGCTCTAGAGACCTTGACGCGCTTTCGAGAAGCGGCTTCTCTTCTAGACGCCGCGCACGATAGAGATTCCATGTTCCGCATCGCGCTGAAGCTGGATCATTCTCTCAAAAAAAGCGGCTATAATCCGGGCGCCTGCGCGGACCTGACGGTCGCCGCGCTTTTTGTCGATTCTCTCCTCGCCATCTTGCCGAACGTCCACAAAAATGGTTGA
- the fae gene encoding formaldehyde-activating enzyme yields MALINKLLVGESLVGEGNEVAHIDLLIGPRGSAAETAFANALVNNKDGFTTLLAVVAPNLLAKPNTILFNKVTIKGAKQAVQLFGPAQHGVAKAVADSVAEGVIPLAEADDLFISVGVFIHWEANDDKKIQEYNYQATKEAIARAVKGEPKAADVVAQRNDVKHPFAAN; encoded by the coding sequence ATGGCCCTGATCAACAAGCTCCTGGTCGGCGAGTCGCTCGTCGGCGAAGGCAATGAAGTCGCCCACATCGACCTCCTGATCGGACCGCGTGGCAGCGCGGCCGAGACCGCCTTCGCCAATGCGCTGGTCAACAACAAGGACGGCTTCACCACGCTGCTCGCCGTCGTTGCGCCGAATCTGCTGGCCAAGCCGAACACGATCCTCTTCAACAAGGTCACCATCAAGGGCGCCAAGCAGGCCGTTCAGCTCTTCGGACCGGCGCAGCACGGCGTCGCCAAGGCCGTCGCCGACTCCGTCGCCGAAGGCGTGATCCCGCTCGCCGAGGCCGATGACCTGTTCATCTCCGTCGGCGTGTTCATCCATTGGGAAGCCAACGACGACAAGAAGATCCAGGAGTACAACTACCAGGCCACCAAGGAAGCCATCGCGCGCGCCGTCAAGGGCGAGCCGAAGGCCGCCGATGTCGTCGCCCAGCGCAACGACGTCAAGCATCCTTTCGCCGCGAACTGA
- the fae gene encoding formaldehyde-activating enzyme — protein MASILDKILGALFPKAGSSSSTPKLLVGESLVGEGNEVAHIDLLIGPRGSSAETAFANALVNNKDGFTTLLAVVAPNLLVKPYTILFNKVTIKNAKQAVQMFGPAQYGVAKAVADSVAEGIIPIEQADDLFISVGVFIHWEANDDQKIQDFNYRATKEAIARALKGDPSASKVLSERVTAKHPFAAAD, from the coding sequence ATGGCTTCGATACTGGATAAGATTCTGGGCGCCCTCTTTCCGAAGGCCGGCTCCAGCTCCTCGACCCCCAAGCTGCTGGTCGGCGAATCGCTCGTCGGCGAGGGCAATGAGGTCGCGCATATCGACCTGCTGATCGGACCGCGCGGCAGCTCGGCCGAGACGGCTTTCGCCAATGCGCTCGTCAACAACAAAGACGGCTTCACGACGCTTCTCGCCGTCGTCGCGCCCAACCTTCTGGTCAAGCCCTACACGATCCTCTTCAACAAGGTGACGATCAAGAACGCCAAGCAGGCGGTTCAGATGTTCGGCCCGGCGCAATATGGCGTCGCCAAGGCCGTCGCCGACAGCGTCGCCGAAGGGATCATCCCGATCGAGCAGGCCGACGACCTCTTCATCTCGGTCGGCGTGTTCATTCATTGGGAAGCCAATGACGACCAGAAGATCCAGGACTTCAACTATCGCGCCACGAAGGAAGCCATCGCCCGCGCGCTGAAGGGCGATCCGAGCGCCTCCAAGGTGCTCTCCGAGCGCGTGACCGCCAAGCACCCCTTCGCCGCCGCCGACTGA
- a CDS encoding HisA/HisF-related TIM barrel protein — protein MRIIPVIDLKGGHVVRAFRGERDSYAPIVTPLAVGSAPEAIVAGFLRLFAFDTIYIADLDAIERCGDHGAAIEALARSFPQVGFWVDNGAESEPEGSRSVAAPGPRAFWLANLFPVIGSESLARNVAPDLSREARAILSLDFRGDEFLGPRALLDDAGLWPRRLIAMTLARVGAFAGPDLALLSSLARRAPGREIYAAGGLRDARDLEALTRIGVAGVLVASALHDGRLSAQELRRAM, from the coding sequence ATGCGGATCATCCCCGTCATCGACCTCAAAGGCGGCCATGTCGTGCGCGCCTTTCGGGGCGAGCGCGATTCCTATGCGCCGATCGTCACGCCGCTCGCCGTCGGCAGCGCGCCGGAGGCCATCGTCGCGGGATTTCTGCGGCTCTTTGCTTTCGACACGATCTATATCGCCGATCTCGACGCGATCGAGCGATGTGGCGATCATGGCGCGGCGATCGAGGCGCTGGCGCGGAGCTTTCCGCAAGTCGGCTTCTGGGTCGATAATGGCGCGGAAAGCGAGCCTGAGGGCTCGCGGTCCGTTGCGGCGCCTGGACCGCGAGCCTTCTGGCTCGCCAATCTCTTTCCCGTCATCGGCAGCGAGAGCCTCGCGCGGAATGTCGCGCCCGATCTTTCGCGCGAGGCGCGCGCTATTCTCTCGCTGGATTTTCGCGGCGATGAATTTCTCGGGCCGCGCGCGCTGCTCGACGATGCGGGGCTCTGGCCGCGGCGACTCATCGCAATGACTCTGGCGCGCGTCGGCGCCTTTGCGGGACCGGACCTCGCGCTTTTGTCCTCGCTGGCGCGCCGCGCGCCGGGCAGGGAAATCTACGCCGCCGGCGGCCTGCGCGACGCCCGCGATCTCGAGGCGTTGACGCGCATCGGCGTCGCTGGCGTTCTCGTCGCCTCGGCGCTGCATGATGGGCGGCTGTCGGCGCAGGAGCTGCGCCGCGCCATGTGA
- a CDS encoding GNAT family N-acetyltransferase, translating into MQDDIAISLSPATSSDLNEIDDIFDDLTNYSLCVDGVSRRRNAAHEFLNTLPPGFEPRHKYAFLAKRGGAAVGLLDIVNGYPSHGTAFIGLLAVRENAQGLGIGAAIFREGERIALHGLKATTLRLAVVETNPVIGFWRKMGFSPTGEVKPFEGKTIRSRSVLMEKRLLDLSHNF; encoded by the coding sequence ATGCAAGACGATATCGCCATATCTCTTTCGCCAGCCACTTCGAGCGATTTGAACGAAATAGACGATATATTCGATGATCTCACCAACTACTCTCTATGCGTCGATGGCGTCTCGAGACGCAGAAATGCGGCCCATGAATTTTTGAATACGCTCCCGCCCGGGTTCGAGCCGCGCCACAAATATGCATTCTTGGCGAAGCGTGGAGGGGCGGCTGTCGGGCTTCTAGATATCGTCAACGGTTATCCCTCGCACGGGACGGCGTTCATCGGACTTCTGGCCGTTCGAGAAAACGCGCAAGGCCTGGGCATTGGCGCAGCGATTTTTCGGGAAGGCGAACGGATCGCCCTCCATGGTCTGAAGGCGACGACGCTTAGATTGGCCGTAGTGGAAACGAATCCGGTCATCGGTTTTTGGAGGAAGATGGGATTCAGCCCGACAGGCGAAGTGAAACCATTTGAAGGGAAGACGATCAGATCTCGTTCCGTCCTGATGGAAAAGCGATTGCTCGATTTATCGCATAACTTCTGA